A single region of the Chitinophagales bacterium genome encodes:
- the rplU gene encoding 50S ribosomal protein L21, whose protein sequence is MYAIVEIAGKQYKAENGKFLYVDLIGGKEGDKVSFDRVLLTDNGGKVTVGTPTTGTSVSATILKHKRADKVIVFKKKRRKGYKVKNGHRQGYTQIQIESI, encoded by the coding sequence ATGTATGCAATCGTAGAAATAGCTGGAAAGCAGTATAAAGCAGAAAATGGAAAATTTCTTTATGTAGATTTAATAGGTGGCAAAGAAGGCGATAAAGTATCCTTTGACCGTGTATTGTTAACCGATAATGGAGGAAAAGTAACTGTAGGGACACCTACCACAGGTACATCTGTATCTGCAACCATATTGAAGCATAAAAGAGCAGATAAAGTGATCGTTTTCAAAAAGAAGAGAAGAAAGGGCTATAAAGTGAAAAACGGTCATAGACAAGGTTATACCCAGATTCAAATAGAAAGTATTTAA
- the rpmA gene encoding 50S ribosomal protein L27, whose translation MAHKKGVGSSKNGRESHSKRLGIKMFGGQAVTPGNIIVRQRGTEFHPGNGVGIGKDHTIFAMIEGVVEFKKKANERTYISVLPQA comes from the coding sequence ATGGCTCACAAAAAAGGTGTCGGTAGCTCGAAGAACGGAAGAGAATCACACAGTAAGAGATTAGGAATCAAAATGTTTGGTGGTCAGGCAGTGACTCCAGGTAATATCATTGTTCGTCAAAGAGGAACTGAATTTCACCCTGGAAATGGTGTTGGAATAGGCAAGGACCATACGATATTCGCTATGATAGAGGGTGTGGTAGAATTTAAGAAAAAGGCAAATGAGAGAACTTATATCAGTGTTCTTCCTCAAGCATAA
- the sufD gene encoding Fe-S cluster assembly protein SufD, with amino-acid sequence MNTSTYSYKDIFKEQEKNLGALQNSFIHNAKLDAFDDFYKLGFPTRRNEAWKYTNVSAFTRASLNPLFYPQVHSDIKKSDFRYYDHIKANKLVVVNGSFQKHLSEIHEDPDKVAIMSVSEAITGGDPCFAKHFNSLAQNGTDHFSALNTSMFGDGILIHVRKNVQCQYPIIWFFISKDNSDCIINPRNLIILDKGAQAEIIKDHQGLTEGDYFINAVTEIILSEDSTLDMTSIQNETSHGLHYVSTKEITQKKNSTLNFNTISLSGKLIRNNLRSALQDVDIQCNIRGLYYGKDHDTIDNNFLVEHKAENCMSNQLIKGILKDDSNGIFTGKIFVHKGANKTNAYQKNNNLLLSENATMNSRPQLEIYADDVKCSHGATNGQIDENAKYYLMSRGLTEETSLSFIQYAFVAEVFSFIKNEGIRNYLDEVFRYKLGLGHI; translated from the coding sequence ATGAATACCAGTACATATAGTTATAAAGATATTTTCAAAGAACAAGAAAAAAATCTAGGTGCTCTTCAGAATAGTTTTATCCATAATGCTAAACTAGATGCTTTTGATGATTTCTATAAGTTAGGATTTCCTACTCGTAGAAATGAGGCATGGAAATATACCAATGTATCCGCATTTACCCGCGCCTCACTCAATCCTTTGTTTTACCCCCAAGTGCATAGTGATATCAAGAAAAGTGACTTTCGCTATTATGATCATATCAAAGCAAATAAGTTGGTCGTAGTCAATGGGAGTTTTCAAAAACATTTATCCGAAATCCATGAAGACCCAGACAAGGTAGCTATTATGTCTGTATCAGAAGCTATTACGGGTGGAGATCCATGCTTTGCCAAGCATTTCAACTCACTCGCTCAAAATGGCACAGATCATTTCTCAGCGCTTAATACCTCCATGTTTGGGGATGGTATATTGATACATGTTCGCAAGAATGTGCAATGTCAGTATCCTATTATTTGGTTTTTTATATCCAAAGACAACTCCGATTGTATTATCAATCCTAGAAATCTTATAATTTTAGATAAAGGCGCACAAGCTGAGATAATCAAAGATCATCAAGGATTGACAGAAGGAGATTATTTTATCAATGCCGTGACCGAAATCATACTTTCCGAAGATTCTACTCTGGACATGACTTCCATTCAAAATGAGACTTCTCATGGATTGCACTACGTAAGTACCAAGGAAATCACTCAAAAGAAAAATTCTACATTAAACTTTAATACGATTTCTCTTTCTGGAAAACTGATACGCAACAATCTGCGATCTGCACTACAAGATGTAGATATTCAGTGCAATATACGGGGTTTGTATTATGGCAAAGACCATGACACCATTGATAATAACTTTCTAGTAGAGCACAAAGCTGAAAACTGCATGAGCAATCAGCTCATAAAAGGGATATTAAAAGACGATTCTAATGGTATTTTTACAGGTAAAATATTTGTACATAAAGGCGCAAATAAAACCAATGCATATCAAAAAAATAACAATCTCCTCCTATCTGAAAATGCGACAATGAATTCTCGTCCTCAGCTAGAAATCTATGCCGACGATGTGAAATGCAGCCACGGTGCTACGAATGGGCAAATAGACGAGAATGCTAAATATTATCTCATGTCTAGAGGATTAACTGAAGAAACTTCCCTTTCCTTTATTCAGTATGCCTTTGTAGCAGAGGTATTTAGTTTTATAAAAAATGAAGGTATTCGAAATTATCTCGATGAGGTTTTTCGCTACAAGCTAGGACTGGGACATATCTAA
- a CDS encoding KUP/HAK/KT family potassium transporter, with translation MQTSSKGGHHHPLSLTGLLVSLGIIYGDIGTSPLYVMSAIITNKVISEDLVYGGISAVFWTITLLTTVKYVIFTLQADNKGEGGIFSLFALIKRKRKRGYLIWVAMIGGAMMLADSVITPPISVSSAIEGLSFFKPDINTVPIVIAVILGIFLLQQLGTAKVGRSFGPIMLLWFSMLATIGVYGILQNPQILQALNPYYAIKMIFNFYQDPTTLASSSGFWLLGAVFLCSTGAEALFADLGHVGRENIRISWIFVKTCLILNYLGQGAFLLNHVGETLNGQNPFFYMIPGAVKVFMVILACLAAIIASQAVISGSYSLISEAIRLNIFPKIEVKYPSMSEGQIYIPFINNFLLVGCIFVVLYFEKAANMEAAYGLSITVTMIMTTILLREYFIVKRKSVLYLIGLIGIFLFIETLFFYSNLLKFFHGGYIAVLIAGVFIVLMFSRYRTMRIKKALREFVPINAYKDQLMALSHDTSQEKFATNLVFMTTSPKEEEVENKVFYSILHKQPKRADNYWFVHVHVTRYPFTCEYKVEEIVKNDIYRITFFLGFKVEERISQFLKQAVEDMVKKGEITNIDRRYHLIDDEKLSGDFKFLILEEELSTDNDLGFWDRLAIQINLWFKSFTASPEKWFNIDKNLLVVEKIPLVIKPTMDQTLVRLEHKPNY, from the coding sequence ATGCAAACTTCCTCAAAAGGTGGACATCATCACCCTCTTTCTTTAACCGGTTTATTAGTTTCTTTAGGAATTATTTATGGTGATATTGGTACATCGCCACTCTACGTAATGAGCGCAATTATTACTAATAAAGTAATCTCAGAAGACCTCGTTTATGGAGGCATATCAGCGGTGTTTTGGACAATTACCTTATTGACGACAGTTAAGTATGTAATATTCACTCTGCAAGCTGATAACAAAGGTGAAGGAGGAATTTTTTCACTTTTCGCGTTGATCAAACGAAAAAGAAAAAGAGGATATCTTATATGGGTAGCTATGATAGGAGGCGCTATGATGCTTGCAGATAGTGTCATTACACCACCTATTTCGGTTTCTTCTGCTATTGAGGGACTTTCTTTTTTCAAGCCTGATATTAATACTGTTCCTATTGTTATTGCTGTTATTTTAGGTATCTTTTTACTCCAGCAATTGGGCACTGCGAAAGTTGGTCGAAGTTTTGGACCTATTATGTTGCTTTGGTTCTCAATGTTAGCAACAATAGGAGTTTATGGTATTCTACAAAATCCTCAAATTTTACAAGCTCTAAATCCTTATTATGCTATCAAAATGATATTTAACTTCTATCAAGATCCAACTACTCTCGCCAGTTCTAGTGGATTTTGGTTGCTTGGAGCAGTATTCCTTTGTTCTACAGGTGCGGAGGCTCTTTTTGCAGATTTAGGGCATGTAGGAAGAGAAAATATACGAATCAGCTGGATTTTCGTTAAGACTTGTCTTATTCTCAATTATTTGGGTCAAGGTGCGTTTTTACTTAATCATGTCGGTGAAACTTTAAATGGTCAAAATCCATTCTTCTACATGATTCCTGGAGCAGTTAAAGTTTTCATGGTCATACTTGCGTGTTTGGCGGCCATCATAGCCTCGCAAGCGGTCATAAGCGGAAGTTATTCTTTAATAAGTGAAGCCATACGCTTAAATATATTTCCAAAAATTGAAGTGAAATACCCGTCAATGTCTGAAGGACAAATCTACATACCTTTTATAAATAATTTTCTACTTGTAGGTTGTATTTTTGTAGTGCTTTATTTTGAGAAAGCAGCCAATATGGAGGCTGCATATGGTTTATCCATAACGGTTACTATGATAATGACTACCATTTTGTTAAGAGAATACTTTATTGTCAAGCGAAAATCAGTGTTATACCTCATTGGTCTTATTGGAATATTTTTATTTATTGAAACCTTATTTTTCTATTCAAACTTACTGAAATTTTTTCATGGCGGATATATCGCAGTATTAATAGCTGGAGTTTTTATTGTGCTAATGTTTAGCCGTTATCGTACCATGCGAATCAAAAAAGCTCTTAGAGAGTTTGTACCTATTAACGCCTACAAAGATCAGCTAATGGCTCTTAGTCATGATACGTCGCAGGAAAAATTTGCTACGAATCTTGTATTTATGACGACTTCTCCAAAGGAGGAAGAAGTAGAGAATAAAGTCTTCTATTCCATACTGCATAAGCAGCCCAAGCGAGCAGATAATTATTGGTTTGTGCATGTACATGTGACCCGTTATCCATTTACCTGTGAATACAAGGTAGAGGAAATCGTAAAAAATGATATTTATCGCATTACTTTTTTTCTAGGTTTTAAGGTTGAAGAAAGAATAAGTCAGTTTCTAAAACAAGCTGTAGAAGATATGGTTAAGAAAGGAGAAATAACCAATATTGATAGACGTTATCATTTAATTGATGATGAAAAACTATCAGGTGATTTTAAATTTCTAATCTTAGAAGAAGAGCTATCTACAGATAATGACCTCGGATTCTGGGATAGACTGGCTATTCAAATCAATCTTTGGTTTAAGTCTTTCACTGCCTCACCTGAAAAGTGGTTCAATATTGATAAAAACCTACTGGTTGTAGAGAAAATACCTTTGGTGATTAAACCAACTATGGACCAGACATTAGTGAGATTAGAACATAAGCCGAATTATTAA
- a CDS encoding porin yields the protein MRFHFLLLFPIFYCSNLKGQTAHTDTITKPLTLSAYGEFYYSYDFSMPFNNEKSNFVYNHKRHNEITANLIFVKANYQKQNYRANLGAMVGTYAQYNLASEPAWAKFIYEANAGIKLLKSKNIWFDIGIMPSHLGFESVVSGDCWTLTRSLLAEGSPYYEAGAKLSYTSKNEKFYSSILVLNGWQRIQRLPNSSPMPALGFQFQYKPKDGWILNYSNFIGNAQPDSLKALRQFHNLYLQYESQKKWGFIFGLDLGIDKYNFNDYATWYSPVFILRYRWTPNWTTAARVEYYADKQGIIFPTGSLNGFQTFGTSLNQDYHINSNIKIRLEYKFLQSKDAIFNHLNERNHSITSACIFSF from the coding sequence ATGCGATTCCATTTTTTACTCCTCTTTCCAATATTTTATTGTTCTAATTTAAAAGGTCAAACGGCACACACCGATACTATAACGAAACCGTTAACCCTCAGTGCATATGGCGAATTCTACTACAGTTATGATTTTTCAATGCCTTTTAATAATGAAAAATCAAACTTCGTTTATAATCATAAAAGACACAACGAAATCACAGCCAATCTCATCTTTGTAAAGGCAAATTATCAAAAACAAAACTACAGAGCTAATTTAGGTGCTATGGTAGGAACCTATGCACAATATAATTTAGCCTCTGAGCCCGCATGGGCAAAGTTTATCTATGAAGCGAATGCAGGTATTAAGTTATTAAAAAGTAAAAATATATGGTTTGATATTGGGATTATGCCATCTCATCTAGGATTTGAAAGTGTAGTCAGTGGAGATTGTTGGACCTTGACTAGAAGTCTTTTGGCAGAGGGATCACCATATTATGAGGCTGGTGCTAAACTCTCCTATACCAGTAAAAATGAAAAGTTCTATTCTTCTATTCTCGTCTTAAATGGCTGGCAGCGCATACAGCGATTACCCAATAGTTCTCCTATGCCTGCATTAGGTTTCCAGTTTCAGTATAAGCCTAAAGATGGGTGGATTTTAAATTATAGTAATTTCATAGGGAATGCTCAACCAGATAGTTTGAAGGCGCTACGACAATTTCATAATCTATATCTTCAATATGAATCGCAGAAAAAATGGGGGTTTATTTTTGGACTTGATCTAGGAATAGATAAATATAACTTTAATGATTATGCTACATGGTATTCGCCTGTATTTATTCTTCGTTATCGTTGGACTCCAAACTGGACAACTGCGGCTCGAGTAGAATACTATGCTGATAAACAAGGTATCATTTTTCCTACAGGCTCATTAAACGGATTCCAGACTTTTGGGACATCTTTAAATCAAGATTATCATATAAATTCGAATATCAAAATTCGACTAGAATACAAGTTTTTACAGTCTAAAGATGCTATTTTTAATCATCTGAATGAAAGAAATCACTCCATTACTTCGGCTTGTATATTCTCTTTTTAA
- the queG gene encoding tRNA epoxyqueuosine(34) reductase QueG: MENINRFLLSQKLKEYAKSIGFQDIGISKAITLEKEAKDLELWLKNGFQGEMSYMERHFDLRISPQKLHENTKSIISLSYNYFKEESQENAPEKIKISKYARGRDYHKVLKRKLKLVIDFLKKEVGDVSARGFVDSAPVMERVWAEKSGVGWIGKNSLLLTKSKGSFFFLAEIFVDIELDYDVAVKNFCGSCTKCIDACPTQAIVAPYVVDSNKCISYLTIEYKAETMPAHYSENSQNWIYGCDICQDVCPINARARQHAESEFQDKDIFSDMRRSTWEEITEDNFNEVFHDSPIKRTGYKGLMRNLEHSKKK; the protein is encoded by the coding sequence TTGGAGAATATTAACAGATTTTTATTAAGTCAGAAATTAAAAGAATATGCTAAAAGCATTGGTTTTCAAGATATTGGAATTTCTAAAGCTATTACTTTAGAAAAGGAAGCAAAAGATTTAGAACTGTGGTTAAAGAATGGTTTTCAGGGGGAAATGAGTTATATGGAGCGACATTTTGACCTGCGAATATCACCTCAAAAACTACATGAGAATACTAAAAGTATTATTAGTTTATCTTATAATTACTTTAAGGAAGAGAGTCAAGAAAATGCTCCAGAAAAAATTAAGATTTCCAAGTATGCTAGAGGTCGTGATTATCACAAGGTGTTGAAAAGAAAATTAAAATTGGTCATCGATTTTCTAAAAAAAGAAGTAGGGGATGTCAGTGCGAGGGGATTTGTAGATAGTGCACCGGTGATGGAGCGCGTATGGGCTGAAAAGAGCGGTGTAGGCTGGATAGGGAAGAATTCATTGCTACTCACCAAGTCCAAAGGTAGCTTCTTTTTTCTAGCGGAAATATTTGTAGATATAGAGCTAGACTACGATGTAGCTGTCAAAAATTTCTGTGGTAGCTGCACGAAATGCATAGATGCCTGTCCTACACAAGCTATCGTGGCACCCTATGTGGTGGATAGCAATAAGTGCATATCTTATTTAACTATTGAATACAAGGCAGAAACTATGCCTGCGCATTATTCTGAAAATAGTCAAAACTGGATTTATGGCTGCGATATCTGTCAAGACGTATGTCCTATCAATGCTCGAGCCCGACAGCACGCAGAATCTGAATTTCAGGATAAAGATATTTTCTCAGATATGAGAAGAAGTACCTGGGAAGAAATCACGGAAGACAATTTCAATGAAGTTTTTCACGATAGCCCAATCAAACGCACAGGATATAAGGGTTTGATGCGAAATCTCGAGCATAGTAAGAAGAAGTAA
- a CDS encoding ribonucleotide-diphosphate reductase subunit beta yields MEKAQNIEPILQDTKDRFVLFPIQYDSIWKMYKAAVNSFWVAEEIDLQPDLEDWNNKLTADEKHFISHVLAFFAASDGIVNENLVVNFMQDVTIPEARCFYGYQVAIENIHAETYSLLIDTYIKDPNEKERLFNAIETVPCVKKKAEWALKWIEKSTSFAERLVAFAAVEGIFFSGSFCSIYWLNNRGLMKGLSFSNELISRDENQHCDFACLLYSMLENKLSKETVTSIITEAVTYEKEFVSDALPVSLIGMNSGAMCQYIEFVADRLLVSLGYPKVYNATNPFPWMEMISMRPKTNFFERKVGEYQKAGVDKAAEDTAFSIPQTNEIDF; encoded by the coding sequence ATGGAAAAAGCGCAGAATATTGAGCCTATATTACAAGACACCAAAGACCGTTTTGTGCTTTTCCCTATCCAATATGATAGTATTTGGAAAATGTATAAAGCAGCTGTCAATAGTTTCTGGGTAGCTGAGGAAATAGATTTACAGCCTGATTTAGAAGATTGGAATAATAAATTAACTGCTGACGAAAAGCATTTTATTTCTCATGTATTGGCATTCTTCGCAGCGAGTGATGGCATAGTGAATGAAAATCTGGTAGTCAATTTTATGCAAGATGTCACTATTCCAGAGGCGCGTTGTTTTTACGGTTATCAAGTAGCTATTGAGAATATACATGCAGAGACCTATAGTCTATTGATAGATACCTATATCAAAGATCCGAACGAAAAGGAAAGATTATTCAATGCTATAGAGACCGTACCATGTGTCAAGAAAAAAGCAGAGTGGGCACTGAAATGGATTGAGAAATCGACTTCTTTCGCAGAGCGCCTTGTGGCTTTCGCTGCGGTAGAAGGTATCTTCTTCTCGGGTTCTTTCTGTTCTATCTATTGGCTTAATAATAGAGGATTGATGAAAGGTTTGAGCTTTTCGAACGAATTAATCTCAAGAGACGAAAACCAGCACTGCGATTTTGCTTGCTTGTTATATTCTATGTTAGAAAACAAACTTTCAAAAGAAACCGTTACTTCTATCATCACCGAGGCCGTGACTTATGAAAAAGAATTTGTGAGCGACGCCTTACCTGTATCCCTCATAGGAATGAATTCTGGAGCTATGTGTCAATATATCGAATTCGTAGCTGATAGATTATTAGTCTCTCTTGGATATCCAAAGGTTTATAATGCGACTAATCCATTCCCATGGATGGAAATGATATCGATGAGACCTAAAACAAATTTCTTTGAGAGAAAAGTAGGTGAATACCAAAAAGCGGGAGTAGATAAGGCAGCAGAGGATACAGCCTTTAGCATACCACAAACCAATGAAATAGATTTTTAA